In the genome of Terriglobia bacterium, one region contains:
- the thrC gene encoding threonine synthase yields MNLHAWFECFAGCGVRYRLDQIVYRCESCGGLLEVRHDVQALKQKTGSEWKQVFDSRLGRMSGVWSKKEMVLPELEGGSIVSLGEGNTPLIKSDRFAKQLGIDEIYIKQCGTSHTGSFKDLGMTVLVSMVNQIRSHVRAVACASTGDTSAALSAYCAAAGLPSIVFLPKDKVSIAQLIQPVANNALTISIDTDFDGCMKIVQEITKDRSIYLANSMNSLRVEGQKTISFEIVQQLGWNVPDFVVVPGGNLGNVSAIGSGFLLMRELGMIDRLPRLVCAQAEKANPLYRAYREGFGNLQPVTAGSTHATAIQIGNPVSFGKAVRALKATDGIVEQATEAELVNASAEVDRYGFFNDPQTGVALASTMKLVKSRMIPASSRVVVISTAHGLKFADFKTKFHQGLLPEVNPALQNLPVDVPADVNAVRAAIDGRIPA; encoded by the coding sequence ATGAACTTACACGCCTGGTTTGAATGCTTTGCCGGATGTGGAGTCCGCTACCGGCTCGATCAAATTGTTTATCGCTGTGAGTCCTGTGGCGGCCTGCTCGAGGTGCGCCATGACGTCCAGGCTTTGAAGCAGAAGACGGGGAGTGAGTGGAAGCAGGTTTTCGATTCCCGCCTGGGCCGGATGAGCGGTGTCTGGTCGAAGAAGGAGATGGTTCTGCCCGAGCTTGAGGGCGGCAGCATCGTTTCGCTGGGGGAAGGGAACACCCCGCTCATCAAATCCGACCGCTTCGCCAAACAGCTCGGGATTGACGAGATTTACATCAAGCAGTGCGGTACTTCCCATACCGGTTCCTTTAAAGATCTCGGCATGACCGTCCTCGTGTCGATGGTCAATCAGATCCGCTCCCACGTCCGCGCGGTTGCCTGCGCGTCCACAGGCGATACCTCGGCTGCTCTTTCGGCGTATTGCGCGGCGGCGGGCCTTCCCTCGATTGTGTTTCTACCGAAGGACAAAGTTTCGATTGCACAGCTCATTCAGCCTGTCGCGAACAATGCGCTGACGATTTCCATCGACACGGATTTTGACGGCTGCATGAAGATCGTCCAGGAAATCACAAAGGATCGATCGATATACCTCGCGAACTCCATGAACTCGCTTCGAGTGGAAGGGCAGAAGACGATCAGTTTCGAAATCGTTCAGCAGCTGGGCTGGAACGTTCCGGATTTCGTTGTTGTTCCGGGCGGCAATCTTGGCAACGTCTCCGCCATCGGAAGCGGTTTTCTGTTGATGCGCGAGCTCGGGATGATCGATCGCCTTCCCCGTCTGGTTTGTGCCCAGGCCGAGAAGGCCAATCCGCTCTACCGGGCCTATCGTGAAGGTTTTGGGAACCTCCAGCCCGTGACGGCCGGAAGCACCCATGCGACGGCGATCCAGATCGGCAATCCGGTCAGCTTCGGTAAAGCCGTGCGAGCTTTGAAGGCCACGGACGGCATCGTGGAACAGGCGACCGAGGCCGAGCTGGTCAACGCCAGTGCCGAGGTCGATCGTTATGGATTTTTCAATGATCCGCAAACCGGAGTTGCTCTCGCTTCCACGATGAAGCTCGTTAAATCGCGGATGATTCCGGCCTCTTCGAGGGTGGTCGTCATCAGCACCGCGCATGGATTGAAATTCGCCGACTTTAAAACCAAATTCCATCAGGGCCTGCTCCCCGAGGTCAATCCTGCCCTGCAGAACCTGCCCGTCGATGTGCCTGCAGACGTGAATGCTGTGCGCGCCGCGATCGATGGAAGGATACCTGCTTGA
- a CDS encoding serine hydrolase, translating to MDVQAYHGVSASVHQSNVTNLSGKGYGMISLSVYGDTGDPQYAAVWVNRPMPKWAAVHGISPAVYQSWVNTWVAKGYGLSLVSVTGSSPTDAIFAAVMTEGAPAGWSAQHGLSENDFNTANATALANRKMPLSVAIYGEGGNRTYAGVWWPNPGFVKWMVNPSDPAAAYQTTFNVDTQLPGYTLNAWRPAYVAHSGDQTYCSVFRDDVVDDWFAFHGLTAAQYQTEFDNQKKAGRYPICVQGGGSGNSALYAAVFAKNDVPEARQWTAAGTAVPAQANIDAAFKTFMQANGIRAAQMAFGKNGTMEFARGYTWAEPGYRVTQPSDRFLLASCSKMFCEAAIQSLFDAKKLAPGDYAFAKIGISNPGHTTNHDSITVQHLLDHKSGYDDGVAPYFDPTYKMGQVALAIGVTRPTRMDICKYMYGQPLQHTPGATYAYSNFGYLFLATLVEKVSGTDYFTYLNSTLLAPAGITEVQVISTAASGRNSNEAIAEDPALGANVLAPNSSVPVPQVYGGDGEINEVGVGNDGMGASARALAQFAHLHAVWGNGPRSPGSARDGSTPGASTYVWSRGDGVDAGFTLNTRTWPAGANPVMVNGKVLLDSNGNPVNIVDHFKSQIDALLP from the coding sequence ATGGATGTTCAGGCTTATCACGGCGTCAGTGCGTCTGTGCACCAGTCGAACGTAACGAACCTGTCTGGCAAGGGCTATGGGATGATCTCCCTGAGTGTCTATGGAGACACGGGAGATCCCCAATACGCGGCGGTGTGGGTCAACCGACCGATGCCGAAATGGGCCGCGGTGCACGGGATCAGCCCGGCCGTATACCAGTCGTGGGTCAACACCTGGGTCGCGAAGGGATACGGCCTGTCGCTCGTGTCGGTGACCGGTTCCTCGCCGACCGACGCGATCTTCGCCGCGGTCATGACCGAGGGCGCTCCGGCCGGCTGGTCCGCCCAGCACGGCCTCTCGGAGAACGACTTCAACACCGCGAACGCGACCGCGCTCGCGAACCGTAAGATGCCGCTTTCCGTTGCGATCTACGGTGAGGGCGGAAACCGGACGTATGCCGGCGTCTGGTGGCCGAACCCGGGCTTCGTGAAGTGGATGGTCAACCCGTCCGACCCGGCCGCCGCCTACCAGACGACGTTCAACGTCGACACACAGCTCCCCGGCTACACCCTGAACGCGTGGCGGCCCGCGTACGTCGCGCACTCGGGTGACCAGACCTACTGCTCCGTGTTTCGCGACGACGTTGTCGACGACTGGTTCGCGTTCCACGGGCTCACGGCCGCTCAGTACCAGACGGAGTTCGACAACCAGAAGAAGGCGGGCCGCTATCCGATCTGCGTGCAGGGCGGCGGCAGCGGCAACAGCGCCCTGTACGCCGCGGTGTTTGCCAAGAACGACGTGCCCGAGGCGCGGCAGTGGACGGCGGCCGGAACCGCAGTCCCGGCCCAGGCCAATATCGACGCCGCGTTCAAGACGTTCATGCAGGCGAACGGGATCCGAGCCGCGCAGATGGCGTTCGGAAAGAACGGAACGATGGAGTTCGCCCGTGGCTATACCTGGGCAGAGCCGGGATACCGGGTCACCCAGCCGAGCGACCGTTTCCTGCTCGCAAGCTGCAGCAAGATGTTCTGCGAGGCGGCGATCCAGTCGTTGTTCGACGCCAAGAAGCTCGCGCCCGGCGACTACGCGTTCGCGAAAATCGGGATCTCGAACCCGGGTCACACGACCAACCACGACTCGATCACCGTCCAGCACCTGCTCGACCACAAGTCGGGGTACGACGACGGCGTCGCGCCGTACTTCGATCCCACATACAAGATGGGACAAGTCGCGCTGGCTATCGGCGTCACCCGGCCGACGCGGATGGACATCTGCAAGTACATGTATGGCCAGCCGCTGCAGCACACGCCCGGCGCGACCTACGCCTACTCGAACTTCGGCTACCTGTTCCTGGCCACGTTGGTCGAGAAGGTGTCAGGAACGGACTACTTCACCTACCTGAACTCGACGCTGCTCGCCCCGGCGGGGATCACCGAGGTGCAAGTGATATCGACCGCCGCCTCCGGGCGCAATTCCAACGAGGCGATCGCCGAGGATCCGGCGTTGGGGGCGAACGTGCTCGCCCCCAACTCATCGGTCCCGGTACCGCAGGTCTACGGCGGCGACGGCGAGATCAACGAGGTCGGCGTCGGCAACGACGGGATGGGCGCCTCCGCGCGGGCGCTAGCACAGTTCGCCCATCTGCACGCGGTCTGGGGCAACGGGCCACGCAGTCCCGGCTCCGCGCGCGACGGGAGCACGCCCGGAGCGTCGACGTACGTGTGGTC